The following is a genomic window from Micropterus dolomieu isolate WLL.071019.BEF.003 ecotype Adirondacks linkage group LG04, ASM2129224v1, whole genome shotgun sequence.
GATGAGtatcatctggcttgatcgatagatcaacaaacatgttaatttacagcattaaacgttgaaatgtatattgtaatggGCTGTAtgttaacttattgggagagaactggtagttctatgtaaaatcagatgttgagcacccccatatcgccaaaatggcatgatcctagtttcactgcgaagcttcgactgtgagattgtcgaatcaggctccgcccatcgaagcatcgaatcttcgactattggggatCAGCCCTACTCTGGATGATCCATAAACCTCggaattttaacatttaataatatttttaatagtatttcaattatatatttatattttctttatgaAGGTGAGAACAAACTTGGATTTGAAGATCGAGATCTGGGACTCGGACTTGCAATATGATGACCTTCTGGGATCATGTAACAGGAGTTTGATGGAGGGGACAAACACAATCTACTGCCCGGCCGATCCAGGCTACTTGGAGGTCAAGTACACTCTCACCTGCGACCCTTATCTGACTGGAAATAAGTGTCAACATTATAAACCATCTCCACAGTGAGAAATGTATTTTGAGGCtttgaatgtttgtttggtCACTCGTTTAACAAGAGAAGGTGCAGGACAAGAATTGTTAACTTTGTTAGTTCAAGAGGATGCTtcagcaggcgagctaatgtGATTTGCAGATTAGGTTTCCATCTGGCTCAGTGTGACCGTTTGCTCTGCCTACAATAGACCACTAGTGCTGCTGTATGCAATATTTCATAGGCTGGATGCAAAATTACAGGGGcaccataaaataaaatatatttttttgaaaaaaaaaaaaagtgcttaGAAGTGTAATGAACCAGTCACACTGgtacactgacacacagacaatGTTATATGTCAAATGTCTGTGGAACTCATACAGTTATTTTCTTAAGACATCACAATATTTACTTTTCTCTTTTACTtatgattattttaaatcatcatTGTGTTTGGTTTCCaactcattttcatttaaaatttaggCTTGTGAGCACAAACTTTTGGATGTAAACATTAATCAGCTGCTGTGTACTCAAGTGGTGAATTTTGATGGGTGAGGCAGTTTACATTTGGACTGCAGATTGGTTAGCTGGTGATcttcatatttcattttcaaatctttgttttgtcactttttgtgtaACCTTCTCATGCAAATAAAGACTGGCATAACATGCATTTAATGtctttaaaatgattatttggaattgtgtttttttccaaagCTATACATAGGCCTACATTCAGGTACACTTGATGTACTGAGCACTCAAGACCATGTCAGTGCTGCAAACAACCAGTGCGCCCTACACACAACAAATTGATGAATAACTTATGGCAGAATTTCCAACATGATGCAAAGCTATAAACACTCTGTTTGAGTCAGAAGGACTTTTGATAACATAAACCGACAACTCTGCATAGCAGCAGGAATTTCAACCAACACGCAACCAAATAATAGATTTGACGCACCAAATAACCCTACCAAAATTGTATTCACGGGTTGTTACTGCTGTCCCCAAGTGGCCTGTTATTGCAAGTTTAATTTGCCAACTGAGCTAAATAGGGGGCTCATGCTTATTCTAGCCTACTATTCAGAGTAGGCCTAATAATGTTTGTGTTGCTTCTTCACAGCTCCTGAACCAGGCCTCTGTTTATCAGCTTGTTTTGTGGTAGGATAGGCCTAACTAATTCTGCCTTGATGTGCGGGTAGAAAACGATTGATGTAGCTCTATAAATGACCTTATAGGCTACTGGCAAACGACAAAAACTGAATGATACTGAAGCAAAACAAACGTCTCCATCCTGTTCTGGGTACCAGATATGGTTTCCAAGGCTCCCTGTCTGGATACACAGTGTGGTATAAATATAAACGCGCTAATGATCTGCTGCCGCCCTCTCATGTCTTCATGCCTCCTATGGTTGAAGGTTTCCTGTGTTGCGTTTATTCGCTGTGTAAAAAAACAGCTCCTGCCGCGACCACTGGATTTTTTCCTCTGATCTTGGGAAATGCCAAAAAGACCGCACGGAAGAGCCTGGAGGCGGTGTAAACCCCTCTCCCCCGCCGTCTCTCTGTCCATCCCACAGTAGCCTATTACAGGACGCACTGACCGACACACGTGTATTTAATTTAGGTGACTGTGCAGAGCTGTGTCCCTGACAGAACAGCGGTTTCCGTTAGGAGGAAATGATGGAGAAGGAAAGTTTCTGACGCCTCTCCGTATTTTCGGGACTGTCCGCAGGAAAACTGGAGATCATGTAGGCGATCGTTTTGCTCGGTTCGCTTGTCCTCATCGTAACGACAGTAAGTCTGAACAATCTGTATGGATTTGGGATTAATAGGGTCTTCAACTCTGAAATGTCTCAGGATTGGAAATGCAGCTCCACGCCTGTCTGTTGCTTTTTATTATCACAACAGGTAAGGAAATCGGCCACATTCCTACTATGAATCTCATTATGTAGCCTACTCCTATTATTTAACTCgaactaatttttttttttttacctcttcaTGTCttcaaaaaaatctttaaattacATTAGCCTGTCTAAGAATGAAAAATACCACATATTTTGAACTACCCACAACTTATATCCATAAACAACATCATGCAGAGGTCAGGGGATCTGTGCCAGGGAGATTCCCTCTTTTACcagcatcttttttttctttcctcagaTAAAACATTGGCCTTGTCGCACCACCACTGTGGTGGAAAAATCAGCTTTGACCAAGAGCCTGCTGGTCACATTAATCTCACCTTACCTGGACTTTTTACTGATCCCAACAGACTCAACCCCACAAACCACCCATCTGACAAAACCCTGCCAGCTTCTGTTTGCACTTGGATGTTAGATATTCCTCTGGGTCGGACGGTACTTTTAAAGTTAATATGGTTGGAAAGTGGTTCAAACATATCAGTGCGCTGTGTTTGGAACGAGGAAAAGCAGCTCCTGGCGAGCGGGGGTACGGCTCTGCTCTCCGACTGTGATACAAACAAAGCCACCATCTCTTGGACAGGAGCAGGATACTCCTCAAATGTAATTCAAGTGTCCTATTATGGTGAGAAACTGTTATCCAGTTATCCAGTTTAGTTTATTGAGTCAGGCACACTTGGTTGCATGTGCATCCATACCACGAGAGTTTGATCTAATTGTCGTAATAACATTTGGATCAAACTTGTTTTAGAGCTGTGTCTGAGTCATGTCTCAATGAATACATGAAAATAGTTTTTGTTTACTGTAGAAGAATATTGTGGAAATGTattgtgtaaaatgtgtctgtcGGAAAGTTCTTGTCAGACTTGCTGTGGTGCGAGAGTCAGAGAGATGTTATGTTGTTGTGATTTCCACTctgttcctcctccttgtgtgtATGTTCCTGGTCATCCAGTCCAGGAAGATAAGAAGAATTCCTCGGAGGACCACACCAGCCCACATTCAGACCAAAACCTCTTACGATGGTctcagacaggaagcagctttATGAGCCCAGCTCCTGTCGGTCAAGAGGTGGTGAGGGGGACAGAAGGGGGCAGAGGTCGCCTCTATGAAGGTCGGGAGTGGAATTCTGCGCCTCCGTCTGCGTCTAGTACCTCCTCTCAGGACCAAGGGCTGCTGCACCGCACCTCACCCCTGCAGGGACTCACTGTGGCTGGTAGAGCCGATAGGGAAACTCACCCTCTTCCTGAGGAAGAACCAAACAATAGAGCGGATACATCTGTAGCTGCTCACCTCACTGATGGCCCCATGTCTGCCAGAGAGCGAACACACCCCTATTTTCAGCCTACACGCAGTATAGACACACTGtttcacacatcacacacaacaaacacagaaacaaactctTACAAAACTCAAACTCTCCCCCAAACCCAAATGGCAGTGATACATGCATCAGCCAGTACTTCCAACACTTTGCATggcacagaaatacacaaacaaacaaacactgcaaCCACACAAGCTCCCCTTACTGTGTCCAGCTCAAGCATCCCACCTCTCGCCTCTTCTCCCCCTGAGCCACATTCCTGGACACCCTGGGTGAGGAGAGCTGTTAGTGGGGCACCTGGAGAGAAACTACCACATTCCTGGAGGAGCCAGCGAAGCACAGACAGACTTGACTCTGATTTGACTTCCACCGTCACCTCTGACCCTTTAAAATCTCCCACCGAACCTCACCAGGACAACTCAAGCTGTGCACACACTGATACTGAACCCACTGCGTCGTCATCATATTCACAGGGCCCCAGCAGTACTCAGTCATCCACCACCCACATCACAGGGCTCGACACTGCTGTTGGTACTGTGGAGGCGGCTTCATTTCATCCAAACATTAGTCGAACTGACTCATTTGTATCTACTTCATCCGATCTTACCAGACAGACTGCTATGTTTGAGTCCTCAGAGATGCTTCACACTTTCACTTCTTCCACACAGAGTCAAACAAACTCTCCGCAAAGCACAGAGAGCATCACGCACTCACCGCCTCCCTACACATCCTCCCAGTTCACACAGACGAGCAAAGAGGGGACACGaacagcaacacaaagaatCTCCTCCTCGCCTGACATTACAAAAAGGGATGACTGGACTTTCACAGCTTCTTCTTCTACACCCAGAACAGCACTGACGTTGGGAGATGtagtccagaactcagctgccacaGGAACGACTGCTGACACTGAAACGTTTACACTGCGTCCCACTTCTACGCTCTTGCATGACAATTTGCCTACAAATTCATCGACTCCTGGTCCCGTTTTGTCATCCAGTACATCCATACAGTCATCTACACCTTCatacatccaaacacacactgcatttcCTGATAGTTCACATTTCACTCACACACCCCTGCCTTTGCCCTCCACTACCACTGAATCCGCTGCACACCCACCCTATATCAACCGCGAAACCGTGCCTATACCCTCACAAACGTCAACAATAAAATCTATATCTTCACAGATGCCTCATTCACATAACCACATGTCTTTGCAATCTTCTACTGTCCCAGCCACGCAAAAACAGTCCCATGACTATATACATACTACACTTACTTCTCAGCTCTTAATCACAACTACAAAATCAGATTACGGACATGGAGATAAAGAGGGAGAAGCTGAGAGAGAGGATGAGTCTCAGATGTTGTTTCCCAGCAGCACAACCACACAAACTCCCACAGCTGGGCTTCCACAGCAATCCCCAACCCGGGAAACCCCACATCCCAGCCAGAAGAACCATACGACGCTGACACCTTCTGTTTTAACATCCGTGCCCACTTGGCGCTCCACAACTAGTCAGACACCCAAGTTCTACATTGAGCCAGACCAGCCTGCGGCCATCAGAGgtattgtacttttttgtgTCATGAAATAGAAGGTTGGGGAGTCCAGGGCTGTTGTAATGTATGAAGTTATTGGCTTGTTCTGTCCAGTGAAGTCAATTGAGCTGCTGCTTCAGATCATTGTGAAGGAGTCCCGATCAGCTTTAACTTCTGGCTTAGAGGAAGAAACTGCTGCCTGGGTGAGAAataatgtgtacacatacgCGCACACACAGGGATACAGAAAGGCATGAATAAACATGTTCATATACAATATCCTTAGTATATTATTTAGTAGCTGCTACAAAGTTCTCCCTCCATGTTTCATTCAGGTGGAACCATACCTACAGAGAGCCCCAGGGTTCAGCAAGCTGCTGGGAGTCTGGAGCAGGTGAGATTTTATATGCGCTGTAGCTAAGCTGCAGTGCCCTATTTAGGCCTTGTCGGTGCAGTAGGCAGCGTGTCAGTCTTAACCTGAAGGTTGTGAGTTCAAGCCTCACACGGGGCAGTGGTTCAGGGGCGGATGTAGTCCAGACCAGAAATCCAACACAGACCACAGTAATGGAATGTGGACTGGCAGCTGAAGAGGTGCCAGCTCACCTTCACTCCTTGAGCAACAGCCCCATCACTCTAACATCTCTCCCAATaactacgtgtgtgtgtgtgtgagagagatagtAACAGTGGAGTGAAAAAATGTAACTTCCCCCAAGGGAAAATGTAATTGATGAagtaattcttcttcttcttacatATATTGCCGTTACAGATGTTAACGtgaaatattctgaaaaataaattaccCCTTCCTTAACTTTTATTTAGCATATTATAACAgcaacattatacctgctaaacattgtGAGCGTATTAGCATGCTGCTGTTAGCATTTATCTCAAAGCCCAGATGTGCCTATTTATAGTCTCATAgaactgctagcatggctgtagactcttaatcTTGTTGTAAAATACAAGCTAAATATTAATGTGTTATTGATGGGGAAAACATGTAATACTGGAAGAAATATCACTAGCATCATAATATTATGACACCGTTCTGTTGTTCCAGTGGCCATGCAGTGCAGAGTCTGGTGGAGTTTAAAACCAGCGGGGCTCTGCAGTGGCTCAGCATGACAGGACCAACATCACTGTTGGAACGAACAGGACTGGCTCAGGCTGTTCGCGAGGGAAGGAGCTTCAGATTGTCCAAGATCACCAACATCACACTGGGAGGTAAGCCTGGGTTGGGATGCCCACCTTTAGACAGCTGACTAAAGATTCCTAGCTTTGGGTGCCCTGGTGACCTAGGGGTTTAAAGCAAGTCTGTCCGAGCACCATTGCACATTGTTCTCCACCTCTcacctcatttcctgtcatctcctTACTGTTGACTctgaaataaagacacacaaaatacttttacttaaaggttAGAGGTCAGCTACAGTGGCTATATTTATCTGAGCGGGAATTCCATTCTTAACCTGCTTACTTTATTAACCCAGTTACAGGCAGAATCATGTAAACATTATAACTCTGTTAGATTGACTCAGTTATACTCACAATCAAGTTACAATCAAGTTAGAAATCTGATTAAAGGGCCTGGCTTACTCTGATATTAAACGTGTTTCTATGGCATCTGGTAGTGGCATCTTTCACTTTGGTGTTTGCCatctacacacatacatactggCACACGTGCTGTGGCTGCATTTTAAAGTTGTCAAAATACAAGGAGGGGAAAAACAAAGTATTCTGTTGGCAGACTCTTTGACGCAGTAGGGATGTTTGTTTGCAGAATATCAAATGCTACTATACAAACATCTGCCAACTCTGCATGTAAACATAGTCACTAAATAGACCTAAATATTCCAGAAcctatatatttattattttatttgcaaatgCTCTGCCACACATGCACCATGATCTGCAAAGTATttcagcaattttttttttatagcacaGTGTGGACTTGTGATTGAGTACCATAGACAGAGTAAGGAAGTCAGAAAGTGCTGATACTGACACAGTGTTGGTTTTTggtctttatgttttttttttttgacaataataaaaatgtagaatCACACCAGCCTTATCTTTTAACAcatcttcctcctccaggtCTGCAGGGTGACGTGTGTGGCTGGTTACTACAGTGCCAAGCAGgctatatgtgtgtgtcccagCCTGGCACTTCAAACTACAGCTGTTCTTCT
Proteins encoded in this region:
- the si:ch211-14k19.8 gene encoding flocculation protein FLO11 — its product is MQLHACLLLFIITTDKTLALSHHHCGGKISFDQEPAGHINLTLPGLFTDPNRLNPTNHPSDKTLPASVCTWMLDIPLGRTVLLKLIWLESGSNISVRCVWNEEKQLLASGGTALLSDCDTNKATISWTGAGYSSNVIQVSYYVQEDKKNSSEDHTSPHSDQNLLRWSQTGSSFMSPAPVGQEVVRGTEGGRGRLYEGREWNSAPPSASSTSSQDQGLLHRTSPLQGLTVAGRADRETHPLPEEEPNNRADTSVAAHLTDGPMSARERTHPYFQPTRSIDTLFHTSHTTNTETNSYKTQTLPQTQMAVIHASASTSNTLHGTEIHKQTNTATTQAPLTVSSSSIPPLASSPPEPHSWTPWVRRAVSGAPGEKLPHSWRSQRSTDRLDSDLTSTVTSDPLKSPTEPHQDNSSCAHTDTEPTASSSYSQGPSSTQSSTTHITGLDTAVGTVEAASFHPNISRTDSFVSTSSDLTRQTAMFESSEMLHTFTSSTQSQTNSPQSTESITHSPPPYTSSQFTQTSKEGTRTATQRISSSPDITKRDDWTFTASSSTPRTALTLGDVVQNSAATGTTADTETFTLRPTSTLLHDNLPTNSSTPGPVLSSSTSIQSSTPSYIQTHTAFPDSSHFTHTPLPLPSTTTESAAHPPYINRETVPIPSQTSTIKSISSQMPHSHNHMSLQSSTVPATQKQSHDYIHTTLTSQLLITTTKSDYGHGDKEGEAEREDESQMLFPSSTTTQTPTAGLPQQSPTRETPHPSQKNHTTLTPSVLTSVPTWRSTTSQTPKFYIEPDQPAAIRVKSIELLLQIIVKESRSALTSGLEEETAAWVEPYLQRAPGFSKLLGVWSSGHAVQSLVEFKTSGALQWLSMTGPTSLLERTGLAQAVREGRSFRLSKITNITLGGLQGDVCGWLLQCQAGYMCVSQPGTSNYSCSSVCHFDYCHHHGICTHHPGQLPVCRCLVGEEFWYMGQRCDVRMTRARLVGACLAILLIMVTVIGVLAFVAVRRYRAILIQAKVDQTRSSYRRFNHFDELSGRFWLRSWAGSADSLDNPAFTRSDELLHLRALDRPCCYHDDTLSLASTCPSHGARINTIYPHSSQYGWRGSEMSMGDGVLDSGKASDLSVCSWPVEPIQWTPFPLLQQLASHRTPTVRVSRPRSYCEGMELVDLGKSWTA